A segment of the Asinibacterium sp. OR53 genome:
CCTGCTATTACACGCTTGAGGTTCTTGATACCGTATTCGCTGGCTTTAACACTGTTATCACCCAGGTCTTCCATTTGTGCACGCGGGTCGGTATTGTACGATTCACCACCAAACCACAGGCGGGGATTGGCGCCCAGGCGATTAACGATCCACTTGTTGTTGATGCGCTTGTCTTTCTCCACATCGCCTTCGCCGGTATAGCGGTAGCCCCATTCAATGGCCCATTTGTCGTAATCGCCAATGCGTGGGAAGAGACCCACTTCAGAGATATTGTCTTCAGGCTGTGCTACGTAGTTGAAACGGGCATAGTCCATGATAGAAGCCGTATGACCGTTGGCTTCCACCCATGCTTTGTTGCGCAGGTTCTCTACAGGGGTTTTGCTGCTGCTACCCATATTGTGGCGCAGCCCCAGGGTATGTCCCACTTCGTGGCTCGATACAAAACGGATGAGCTGACCCATCAGTTCATCATCGAATTTCATTTTACGGGCTTTGGGATCTACGGCAGCGGCCTGTACCATGTACCAGTCGTGCACCAGCTTCATCACATTGTGGTACCAGCCGATATGGCTTTCGAGGATCTCACCACTGCGGGGGTCGTGCACTTGCGGACCGTAAGCGTTCTCTATATCGGAAGCGAAATAACGGATCACAGAATAGCGCGCATCTTCCAGGCTCATAGTGGTATCGTTCTCGGGCCATTCTTTGCCTACGATGGCATTTTTAAAACCGGCTTTTTCAAAAGCTTTCTGCCAGTCGTTGATACCGGCAATCAGGTAAGGCCTCCATTGTTTGGGCGTGGCAGGATCGATATAGTACACGATCTGTTTGGCAGGTTCTACCAGCTCTCCGCGCTTGTATTTCTCCATGTCTTCGGGCCTGGGCTCCAGGCGCCAGCGAACGGCGAAAGTCTGGTTGTCTACTTTCTGCTGGTCGTCGCTGTACACGGTGAAGTCATCGGCAAAGTAACCCACGCGCGAATCGAAGAGGCGGCGGTGCATAGGCACTTTGGGCAGCAATATCATAGAAGTATTCAGTTCTATGGTAATAACGCCCGCGTTGCGTGCGGCCGGTAATGAAGGCGTAGGGAAAGGGGATGGCATACCCATGGGCGAAGGAGCGATGGCGCCGAAAGTCTTCACCGTACGGATCTCTGTATTGATGGGGTAGGTGTTGATGCTTTGTATGTACGACCTGTCGGGCATGAGACCGGTGAGACCGAACTGCCTTTTATCGTTGGGGTCGAGGCCTACGATCTGGTTATCGCCTTTGAAAAAATCTGTCACGTCGATCACATAACCGGAAGAATCTTTTCCCAGCGATTTGATATCGAATGCCGCGGCGATGGGATCGAGGTAAGAATTTTTAACAGCTTTGGAAATCACGTTGGTTGAATCGGCCGAGCTGATCAGGGTTACCACCCTGATGAAGATATTGTTATTGGGACCTTTCTCGAATTTGAGCGATTGCTGGTTGATCTCTTCCCCGCCATACTTCCGGGCGCCGCCGGGAACTTTCA
Coding sequences within it:
- a CDS encoding zinc-dependent metalloprotease, translating into MRKHFTTVSALLFAVAALAQQHPDTTRAKAGPPAVAPVIPKPGPKPYKDIITDKAITKKGLFTVHKVDDKFYFEIPENLLGSEILAVTRLVKVPGGARKYGGEEINQQSLKFEKGPNNNIFIRVVTLISSADSTNVISKAVKNSYLDPIAAAFDIKSLGKDSSGYVIDVTDFFKGDNQIVGLDPNDKRQFGLTGLMPDRSYIQSINTYPINTEIRTVKTFGAIAPSPMGMPSPFPTPSLPAARNAGVITIELNTSMILLPKVPMHRRLFDSRVGYFADDFTVYSDDQQKVDNQTFAVRWRLEPRPEDMEKYKRGELVEPAKQIVYYIDPATPKQWRPYLIAGINDWQKAFEKAGFKNAIVGKEWPENDTTMSLEDARYSVIRYFASDIENAYGPQVHDPRSGEILESHIGWYHNVMKLVHDWYMVQAAAVDPKARKMKFDDELMGQLIRFVSSHEVGHTLGLRHNMGSSSKTPVENLRNKAWVEANGHTASIMDYARFNYVAQPEDNISEVGLFPRIGDYDKWAIEWGYRYTGEGDVEKDKRINNKWIVNRLGANPRLWFGGESYNTDPRAQMEDLGDNSVKASEYGIKNLKRVIAGLPEWTKEEADRYENLSDMYMQVVGQFSRYTGHVLKNVGGVYETFKSIEQPGDVYEATPKAIQKSAVAYLNKEVFETPNWLLDKNILNKIASPVANERVQTIQVNALNGLLDGARLYRMVIAGNRYGVANTYGIDEMIDDVKKGVWSELSSHKPIDAYRRNLQKAYADKLISLLNPNVITAITGLTSSGVQITTTETRNTDVTSVARGQLKALQAEINAAIPGTGDRMSKYHLQDVSERIKRALDPKQ